A region of Periophthalmus magnuspinnatus isolate fPerMag1 chromosome 13, fPerMag1.2.pri, whole genome shotgun sequence DNA encodes the following proteins:
- the LOC117379827 gene encoding odorant receptor 131-2-like, which translates to MASNQSAPSLGPRPQQMILYLVQVLIIIFLYINSLMITTFFMKEFFYRTMRYILFTSALMADCLYLVVTNILMIFTYFKIYMQMWLCLIIVITSVLLNVITPVTLTVMTLERYVAICMPLQHGQLCSTQRALYCILVIHGVSFIPCLIMILAVFVTVNVSLYREDVICSVEKMTIAIWQSHLRSGVSQFYFLVMFIVVVFSYIKIMRVAQAATVENKKASKKGLQTVLLHAFQLLLCLIQFWCPTLETALLQISVILYINVRYFNYIAFSLTPRCLSPLIYGLRDKEFFEVLRFYASWGLYKRKITYVS; encoded by the coding sequence ATGGCTTCCAACCAGTCTGCTCCAAGTTTGGGGCCTAGACCTCAACAAATGATTCTTTATCTAGTGCAGGTGCTTATAATCATTTTTCTTTACATCAACAGTCTaatgatcacaacattcttcATGAAGGAGTTTTTTTACCGAACTATGCGCTACATTTTGTTCACTAGCGCCCTCATGGCTGACTGCTTGTACCTTGTcgttacaaacattttaatgatctttacttattttaaaatttatatGCAGATGTGGCTGTGTTTAATTATCGTCATTACATCAGTTTTGCTTAACGTCATCACACCGGTCACATTAACTGTAATGACTCTGGAGCGCTACGTAGCAATCTGCATGCCCTTACAACATGGGCAGCTTTGCTCAACACAAAGAGCACTGTACTGCATTTTGGTTATTCACGGAGTTAGCTTTATCCCGTGTCTCATCATGATACTAGCAGTTTTCGTAACTGTAAATGTTAGCTTGTATCGGGAGGATGTTATCTGCTCCGTGGAAAAGATGACAATTGCAATCTGGCAGAGTCACTTAAGGTCAGGGGTCAGtcagttttacttcctggtaaTGTTTATCGTagttgtgttttcttatattaaaataatgagAGTGGCACAGGCAGCAACGGTAGAGAATAAGAAGGCTTCGAAGAAAGGTCTACAGACAGTATTGCTCCATGCCTTccagctgctcctctgtctcatcCAGTTCTGGTGTCCGACTCTGGAAACAGCCTTACTGCAGATTAGTGTCATTTTGTACATCAATGTTAGGTATTTTAATTACATCGCGTTTAGTCTGACACCGCGTTGTCTCAGTCCACTCATTTATGGACTCCGGGACAAGGAGTTTTTTGAAGTGTTGAGGTTCTATGCCTCGTGGGGTCTGTACAAGAGAAAAATCACTTATGTATCTTAA